ACCATTGCTGAAGCGTCGCCCGCTGGCTCTTGCTGAGGTGAATCTCGGCTGCGACCCGCATCGTGCCCCTCTGGCCGTTCGCCGCGAGGGTAACGTGGATAGTCCAATAGTGCCCTTTATTTATGAATCATATCACTAGAGGCCCTGGATCGAGAGATCCCTGCGGACATCGACCGGAAAGCCGAAGATGCGGCTGTAGAAGATCAGCTCGGATTCGAGCGCGCTGCAGATGTTCTCCGCAACGCGGAAGCCGTGGCCCTCGCCGGCAAACGTGACGTGGGCGTGAGGGATGCCGCGCGCGGCCAGGGCCGCCACCATGGCCTCGGCCTGGTTCGGTGGCACGATCGGATCCTCGAGGCCCTGCAAGAAGATCGCGGGGCAGGAAAGCCGATCCGTGAAGTGGATCGGCGAACGCTCCCTGTATCGTTCGCGCGCCTCCGGATACGGGCCCACCAGACGATCCAGGTAACGGGATTCGAACTTGTGCGTATCGCGCACCAGAGCCTCGAGATCGCCGATCCCGTAGTGGCTGGCGCCTGCGCCGAATACGTCCCGGAAGGTCAAGGCGCATAACGTCGTATAGCCGCCAGCGCTGCCCCCGGTGATTGCCAGCCGCGCCGCGTCGGCCGCACCCTCCTGGCCAGCGAAGGCCGCGGCCTGGCAGCAATCGTCCACATCAGCCACGCCCCAGGCGCCGCGCAAGGCGTTTCGATACGCCCGCCCATAGCCGGTGCTGCCGGCGTAGTTGACGTCCATCACCGCAAACCCGCGGCTCGTCCAGTACTGGATCCCAAGCCGCAGCGCCGGGCCCGTGGCGGCCGTCGGCCCACCGTGGCTCTTGACCAGGAGCGGCGGCGCCTCACCGGACGGGCCCGAGATTTCGGGATGTGTCGGACGGTACAAGAAGGCGTAGGCGTCCCGTCCGTCGGTGGATGCATAACGCACGGGTTGCGCCACGCTCCACAGCGCTGGGTCGTATTCCGTGGTCTCGAAGGCCGAGACGATCTCTTCGATCTGCCCCGTGTCGAGGTCGAGCCGGCATACCGTCGTCGCACGGGTTGGGCTCGCACCGAGGAAGACCGCGTTGCGTCCCTCGATTCGCAGGCCTTCGAGCTCATTGAAGGGGGTCGCCAACAATGAGGCTGTTCCATTGCTCAGATCGAGGCGCACCAGCTCGTCGCCCTGCTCGCCGCTGCGAATGCACAAGAGCCGATCCTCGCTCTCGAAATCGTAGCTGGAGAGCCCGAACACCCAGAGCGGCCGACCGAACTCTGCTGCCTCAGGGCAAACGGGCAGCGGCCCGCCCTCGCGTAGCTGCTCCAGGTTCCACCAACCCGAGCGATCGCTGATCCATGTGAGCACGCCCGCCGGCGAATAGCGGGGCTGGAAGATCGATTCATCCGGGCCTCCTGCCACACGGCGCGGCTCCCCACGCGGGCCATCGGGCCCGAAGCCCAACACCAGCAGGTCGGTGCCATCCCACGGCATGTTGGGGTGATCCCAGGCGATGCACGCCAGCTGATCGCCTTGGGGCGAGAAGGCCGGCATGGCCACGAAATCCCGGCCTTCGACGAGGACCCGGCGTTCGCCGGACGCGAGGCTGAATGCAACCAACCGATTCTCAGGCTCGTCCCCCTCTCGAGGGAGTTCCTCGACGGCCACCAGGAAGCGACCGTCCGGCGATGCAGCGAGATCGGCGTAGCGCGCTCCGGCCAGGGTCCCGCCGACCGGCGCATCACCGAGGCGTCGGATGCCGTCCTGCCCGACCACGATGTACGCAACGCTCTCTCCGAGCAGGCCGTAATCGCCTCCCCCGTACTCGTGGACCCGCGTCCGCACGTTCTCGGATTCAGGCGTCAGGGGCTCCAGCGATGCATCTGGTCGCGCGCGCATCAGTTGCTGGCGGCCGCCCTCATCCGGTCGCCCTTCCAGCCAGAGGACGTTCCCCTGTTGAAGGCGCGGTTGTCCGAGCCTCTGGGCCGCACGTGCCAATCGGCTGGCGGAGAGCGGAGAATCCCAGGAGCCATGGGGTGCGGTGCGGTTCATGAGCGTCGAGTAATGTACCGATCCATGACGCCGTTCGACGCCAGCCTCTTGATCGGTGGGGGCCTGGTCGCGGGTGTCATCAACACCCTGGCGGGCGGCGGCTCCATGCTCACCGTCCCTTTGCTGGTGATGATCGGCCTGCCAGGCACCCTGGCGAACGGCACCAACCGTGTCGGCATCCTGATCCAGAATGGCGTGGCTTCCTGGGGCTTCTGGGCCCAGGGCGTCGGCGATCTCCGTCGCAGCTTGCCCGTGATCCTCCCGGTGGCCGCAGGTGCGCTGGTCGGAGCCCTCGTGGCATCCCGACTGCCCGACGACGTCTTCGAACGCATCTTCGGCGTCGTCATGCTGCTCCTGCTCATTCCTACCGTGCGAGGGGTCCGCCGCTCCAGCACCGAGCCCGCAACACCTCACCCCGGCTGGCTCCGAACGCTCGTGTTCGTGGCGATCGGCTTGTACGGAGGCGCCTTCCAGGCCGGCGTCGGCCTGTTGTTGGTGGCTGCCCTCTCCTTCGGCGGCATCGATCTGGTGCGCGCGAACAGCATCAAGGTCCTGGTGAACTTCTGCTTCACGCTCTTGGCCGTGCCCATCTTCATTGCGGCCGGCCAGGTCTCGTGGCCGGAAGCGCTCGCCCTGGGCGCCGGTTTCGCAGCCGGCGGTGCCCTGGGCGCCCGGCTCGCCGTCCAGGGTGGAGAACGACTGATCCGTCCCGTTCTGGGTATCGCCATCGTCGCCCTGGCAGGTCGAATGATCGGCCTCTACTAGCCTCCCACGACCCCGCTGCAGAGGAAACCCCATGCCCGTTCGATGCGAAAAGCCCGATGACCATCCGCACGTCGCTCTCGTCACCCTCGACCGGCCTGCCAAGGCGAACAGCCTCGACCCGGAGATGCTCGGTGAGCTGGCGGCCACCTGGCGCGCGCTCGCAGACGACGAAACCATCCGCTGCATCATCCTGACCGGTGGCGGCGATCGGGTCTTCTGCTCGGGCATGGACATGAAGACGACGATCCCCATTTCCCAGGCCCTGGCCCGAGGCGAGCGGATCGACGAGCGCAGTTTCGAGGGCCTGCGCAACGTGCAGCTCGCGCTGCTGGCCGGCTTCGATCTCGGCAAGCCTCTCATCTGTGCGATCAATGGCCATGCGCGCGCTGGAGGATGCGATCTGATGCTCGCGTCGGAGCTTCGCTACAGCGTGCCGGACGCGACCTTCGCGCTGGAAGAGGTGGCACTCGGTCTGTATCCCACGGGCAATGCCACGGTCGCCCTGCCCCGTCAGATCGGTTGGGTGCACGCCCACGACCTGCTCCTGACCGCACGTCCGATCGACGCAGAACGAGCCCTCGAGATCGGCTTGCTCAACGCAGTGGTCCCCGCGGACCAGTTGCTCGCCAAGAGCTTCGAGGCCGCGGACGCCATCGCTGGCAACGCCCCACTTGCGGTGCGTGCAACCCGGGCGGGGGTTCGAGAACTTCTCAGCCTGCCCCTCGAACAGGCCTACGTGCGGCAGGAAGAGCTCGGGCGCCCCTTGCGCAAGACGGAAGATGCCAGGGAAGCACAGCGCGCGTTCGCCGAGAAGCGCAAGCCGGTCTTCCGAGGCTGTTAGGGCCAGGCTGACGATCAGATCACGTCGAGCCGAATACAGAGGGTGTGGTGGCGCGCGTGAGACATGGGCAGCTGGGCGTGTTCTGGATTCGCGCGGGAACTCCCAGGAAGACGCACTTCCCCTAGGCCGATATCAGCCCGCCAGATCGCGATACTCGTCGATTCGTCGTTTGCATGCATCCATCGGCGATGGCTTCCATATCCACCGGTCCGCTTGACTCCATGGGCGTCCGCGTCATAGGATGGCTCCGTTGGGTGAGACCTGGGGAGGGATCATGACTCGTCGAATCGCACCTGTGATGGTGTTTGTTCTCGCACTGGCTCTGCTGTTCGCGTTCTCTTTGCCCGCTTGGGCCATCCCCATGGGCAACTTCTTCGCCGGTCCCCACAGCAACGGAGCCATCCCCCCCGCCACCACCCCGCAGGCGACAGGCAGCGTGACCCTCGGCTCACCGACCTACAGCTACAGCAACACCTTGACCACGCCCTCTGAAGTTACGAGCGACGCGTCATTGAGTGGAACCCTCGCACTGAAGAGTTTTTCGGTCACTGCGGATCTCAGCCAGGCGCGGATAGGGGGATTTCTCGGCACCCTCGACCCGGCTGAGCTCTACATCGGGGCGTCGGTCGGATTCGATTTCGACAACGATGTGCCAACCTTTGCCAGTGTCTCCGGATTGATAACGAGCACGGTGCCCGGCGGCTCAGCCACGCTCAATGGCCTCGTCGCGATCGTGCCGATCGCAGCTGCCGGCTCATCTTCAAGCACGATCGCCGGTCTAAACGCCGGCTTTTGCGCCGCGTTTCCGGCGTTTTGCTTCTCGTTCTCGGCGTCGTCGACGACGAGTGCCATGCAGACCCTCTCGTTTTCTACCCCCACCATCAACATCCCTGCAACCAACGCGCCGCCAATCGGCGGTGGATGGACGGCCGTGCTGGCCGTGGACATGACGGCGTCCAACGACCAGTCTCCCACGCAGATCAGTCTCAGCGACTTCACAGTCTCCATCCACACGGTGCCGGAGCCAGGGTCGGGTCTACTGCTCGCGACTGCACTCGTTGCGCTCACAGTCGTCGGGAGACAATCGCTTCACTGACGGGTCGTTCTTCACCCCGAGCATGGTGGTGGCTGTGGCTACGAAGCTGAGACACGAAGCCCACGAGGCGTGGCCCTTCCACCGTGACTGACGATTTCTATTGCGAAGAGGCCCTCAGCGGTCGTACGCCTATCGACGTCGTCGCGGAGACCGATGACGTGCTGGCCTTCCATCACACGATGCCGTTCTGGCCCGTTCATATTGTCGTCATTCCGAAGGCACATGTTCCGTCTCTCACGAATCTCGGAGAGTTCAACGAAACAACCGTGCACAAGGTTCTCTCCGTCGTTCGTGAAGTCGCCGCAGATGTCGAAGCCGAACACGGTGCCTGCAGGGTCCTCACGAATCTTGGTGGCTACCAAGACTCGAAACACCTGCACTTCCACGTGAATTTCGGTGACCCTCTGAGATGACCCGATCACTCCTCCCT
This is a stretch of genomic DNA from bacterium. It encodes these proteins:
- a CDS encoding S9 family peptidase yields the protein MNRTAPHGSWDSPLSASRLARAAQRLGQPRLQQGNVLWLEGRPDEGGRQQLMRARPDASLEPLTPESENVRTRVHEYGGGDYGLLGESVAYIVVGQDGIRRLGDAPVGGTLAGARYADLAASPDGRFLVAVEELPREGDEPENRLVAFSLASGERRVLVEGRDFVAMPAFSPQGDQLACIAWDHPNMPWDGTDLLVLGFGPDGPRGEPRRVAGGPDESIFQPRYSPAGVLTWISDRSGWWNLEQLREGGPLPVCPEAAEFGRPLWVFGLSSYDFESEDRLLCIRSGEQGDELVRLDLSNGTASLLATPFNELEGLRIEGRNAVFLGASPTRATTVCRLDLDTGQIEEIVSAFETTEYDPALWSVAQPVRYASTDGRDAYAFLYRPTHPEISGPSGEAPPLLVKSHGGPTAATGPALRLGIQYWTSRGFAVMDVNYAGSTGYGRAYRNALRGAWGVADVDDCCQAAAFAGQEGAADAARLAITGGSAGGYTTLCALTFRDVFGAGASHYGIGDLEALVRDTHKFESRYLDRLVGPYPEARERYRERSPIHFTDRLSCPAIFLQGLEDPIVPPNQAEAMVAALAARGIPHAHVTFAGEGHGFRVAENICSALESELIFYSRIFGFPVDVRRDLSIQGL
- a CDS encoding crotonase/enoyl-CoA hydratase family protein (Catalyzes the reversible hydration of unsaturated fatty acyl-CoA to beta-hydroxyacyl-CoA), which translates into the protein MPVRCEKPDDHPHVALVTLDRPAKANSLDPEMLGELAATWRALADDETIRCIILTGGGDRVFCSGMDMKTTIPISQALARGERIDERSFEGLRNVQLALLAGFDLGKPLICAINGHARAGGCDLMLASELRYSVPDATFALEEVALGLYPTGNATVALPRQIGWVHAHDLLLTARPIDAERALEIGLLNAVVPADQLLAKSFEAADAIAGNAPLAVRATRAGVRELLSLPLEQAYVRQEELGRPLRKTEDAREAQRAFAEKRKPVFRGC
- a CDS encoding sulfite exporter TauE/SafE family protein, which codes for MYRSMTPFDASLLIGGGLVAGVINTLAGGGSMLTVPLLVMIGLPGTLANGTNRVGILIQNGVASWGFWAQGVGDLRRSLPVILPVAAGALVGALVASRLPDDVFERIFGVVMLLLLIPTVRGVRRSSTEPATPHPGWLRTLVFVAIGLYGGAFQAGVGLLLVAALSFGGIDLVRANSIKVLVNFCFTLLAVPIFIAAGQVSWPEALALGAGFAAGGALGARLAVQGGERLIRPVLGIAIVALAGRMIGLY
- a CDS encoding HIT domain-containing protein gives rise to the protein MTDDFYCEEALSGRTPIDVVAETDDVLAFHHTMPFWPVHIVVIPKAHVPSLTNLGEFNETTVHKVLSVVREVAADVEAEHGACRVLTNLGGYQDSKHLHFHVNFGDPLR